The Triticum urartu cultivar G1812 chromosome 5, Tu2.1, whole genome shotgun sequence genome contains the following window.
tttttcaaacaaagttggtcaaactttataaagtttgactttgaccaaatcttatatgtaGACTAAAAAGAAATGGATAAAGTATATACATAGTTCCTGAAAAATGTCAAAGGCTCATGTGGGGCTTCGTGCGAAGGTGGTAAGTTTAGTATCACCTTGGATTTGAAGGAGAGTTATACCCACATATAAGAGATTCTCTTCAACATGCTATTAGAGCATGAGAAGAGAGATGGTACACGTGCCGTCCTCCTCTGCTGCCTGCCACGCCTTCGTGCATGTCATGTTTCGTTAATGATATGTGTCATGCTCAAATCTGTGTCATATGTGCAGTACTTTTGCCGGTTATAAATAATTAATTGGTAACTGATTACGGGTTATTCACGAAAGCGTTGTGTAACAGCCATGTCTGAACCGTCAAATTGTTGACTGCTACTGACTCGATCGTGGACCTAACTCAACGCCTCACTACTTCAACTGCTTACTCGACCTACCCACCAACGCCAACACCATGATGAAGAGGATGAGGAAAATGTTGCAGTCGCTGCGGCGGCTTTGTCGTGGCCAACTAAAGGGTATGATATGTTCATCTTTTATTTATTGGTTCATGTGTTAGGCAtactttttgtttttttcctgttCTATACTCCTCCGTTGTAAAATATGAGGTGTATTAATTTTTCAAAAGTCAAACATGTGCAAGTTTGACCAAGTttctaaaaatatcaatatctttaATATCAAATTTATATCATTTGATCAATCATGAAAAATATTTTCATATTTTCTCTATTAGATATTGCAGATGTTGATTTTTCATTCTATAATCTTGGTCAAATATGCAGATGTTTGACTTGCACAAAAATTGATACACCTTATATTCTCGAACGGAGCTATTACTTCGTATGTGCTCAGATGTGTAAATACCAATATGATATTAACACTGCTTTTGCTATGATTGTGATTTATTTATGCATAAAATTAATTAGAAAACTGCTAACATATCCAACACAAAGTTCTTATCGCCAGATCCGTTGGCTCTCTTGGATCTTGGCAGTTTGTGTGTCTATCAAAGAGGGCATGTGGTTGACTATTGGTGCAACGACTCTGACATCTTGTTGTTATGTGGCATGGTTTGGTTTCTCCAACTCTCTAGACCAGTGGTGATCAATTGCAAGCCTATATTATGTGTGGTTATGCTCGAACCTAGTATGGCAAGGGCATTTGCGGGTGTCCCTTTTTCTTTATTGTTGGTTCAGTGCATTTTTTTAACAATTAGCGGACGGTGCACAATTGGAGGACAAAGAAGGCTATTATGATTTTGAATGTAATTTTAGTTTTTATATTGGTTGGTTTCTGTCTAGCCGTCCATTGCACTGGCTTTTTTACTCATCATCTTTGCGATGCTCTtgcgaaccaacctgtggttggatggttaagAGGACGGTGGTATCCCTAACCCACCAGGGTTCACGTCTTAGACTTGACAttggtgctcgcattatttctgaatttatttcaAGGTTCCGGTGATGTTTGTTCAGTGGGCGGAGACATTCCCGTCGACTGTGAGGCGTCTATGATGACTTCGTAAAATATCAAGATGCTATGttggctcagtctctcggaggtgctcataggagTAGGATGTGCATGTGTGTGTTCATATGGATGGGTGTATGTGAGCGACTTCGATTGTATCGTGTTCAAAAATAATAATTGAGATGCTCTTTGTAATTTTTGCTAAAAGTGCGGTGAACCAATTGAAAGCTACCAGTGTGACAAGTGTCAACCTTAGGGCATCTCCATTGCGAGGTGCTAAGGCCTGGGCGTCAGGATCCTAATCCTGGTTGATTAGCGGTTGCCGTGCTAAATCCTGGTGTCACCCCAGGCATCGGCGCAAAACCATCCATCAGGCGCTTGGCCTCTTTTCTTCCTGCACTAAGCGCTTGTGCTGTTTAATTGATTAGCATCTTGCGTTGAAAGCTGAGGCGTTTAGGTGCTTTTAATTTTTATTATGTTATTTTTTTCGTTCGTAAGCGCCTATCTAAGCGGCTCGCATTGTAAATGCCCTTAGGAGATTATTTGGTTTTCATTGTAACTTCTCTTCTTAACTGGTGGTCCTTTGTGCAAGGTTAGTGTTCTGTTGTCCTTTTATTTTTATTGGTCTTCCTGACTTGTATCTTGACCTTTATGATAGGAATAAGACACATATTACCATGAAAAAAAATAAAGTATGTGCATATGACAGGTTGAACATGCTGCTAGAACATTCCAAAACAGTGTGTCTATGAACCAAACAAGCTATGACTCTCCTTGTGTGACCAATTTCAGGCTGAAAGCATATCATATCACTCTCTGCATGTGTGACCTATTTTAGCCCGGAAGATCGTATCAATCTCTGCATGTGTCATCCTATTTCAGACTGAAAGTGTATCATATCACCAACCTGAAAGTTTGTtactcccttcgtcccaaaaTGTAAGACGGTTTTTGACACTATCATAGTAtcaaaaaatgtcttatatttcgggacagagggagtagtaaattaagtttttcttttctttggacAGACCATGACCAACTGTGGCAACAATACCACAGCAGTAAATATAAAATATACAGATTGGCTCCCCTGTGGTTTCTACAACATCGTAACTTTTTTGAATCTCTGAACTCGACTTAATTACGCTGTTAATACCCTCTACACACATATCTCTGCAATCTGCATGCTATTCTAACTCCTAAGTAACTAAGCAATTACACCACAGACGACGAACAATGGAGATACCCACTCTCGGAAAAAAGAAAACAATGGAGGTACCAGGCCACGGTGCGGCACAGCAACAGCGACTCGAGAAAAAAAATCAATGAGCACAGTATGATTCAGCAAAGTCCTTGCTTGGTGCCCGTGAAACCGTGGCCAGAATCATGCGTCCAAATGTCAAATTATCCATGTCGAGCTTGGGTCTCTATCAATCGGCCATATGCGTCTGCATCCGGTTCGCGACCAGCTGCGCGGTAGGTGCAAGCATGATTGACCCTGCAAAGACCAACCAATGTTAAGAGTGAGTTACTAATCTTTTGAAGTGCAAGGAACAGGGGATGTAGAAAATGAGGCAAACCAACAGTCAGGGTAAGCACCTGGCACAGCATTAAAACCATTCACAGTTTGGTGCATGGTGGGCCGTTCTTCAACATTATGGCTGCTCTTCAGCTCAACAGAATGTTCACCTCGGTCTACTAGAACCTGTGGCAACGATCCGCATTGCGGGTTTGGTACTGCCTGAGAATCGATCCTCTGAGCGTTATTGGCAAACGCATGTGACACAGCATCTGCATGAGGCCCTGTTGAATGGCCTGCGCTTGCAGGATCATCTACAGTTTTCTGCTCACTCGATGCCGCTGTGCTGCTTGGTGGTGGTGTTGGTATCGGAGATGAAGTCGGTACAGGTGGCTGAAATGAGTTTGGTGATTCGCCATCTCCTACCCACCCACGACCAAATGTTATTCCAGGGGGAATGACCTGTTCAATTCGCTTCGATGCAACTTCCCAAGCAACAGGACCAAGCTGTGCAGCAAAACGTGCCAGACTGCGGGAATAGGCCTGTGGCAACTGAGCACCAATCTGATGAAAAAAATCATTGTGTTAACCGAGAGTGATATCATCTTGCTGTTCAGCAAAGTCAACAGAAACCTAAAACTTTATTGACATATCATAAATCATTAGGGGAGGAGACTTGTATTGGACACTCAACTGGTACAAGAACCTTCCTTGTCCCATTGTATGAGGTTGCCACTGGCAGCTCATACATTGAACTGGATGGTTGATTCTGATAATATGTAGTTCGGCGACTCTCTTCTACCAGAAGTGGCTTCTTCCCCATTTTTCCTGACCATTTACTCCCAGACCCTGAGACAAAGGTAAGGCACCAAATGATGTTAAAGGGGTAAACAGATTGGCCAAATCTGGATGGAAGACATTCTCGGGCAACATCCCTCTAAGAAAATTGAGTTCTCAAAATGATAAAAGGAACCTGAATAATCTTCAATGCTTTCCAATTTGCGCTCACTGGACCAATTGTGTTCATTGCTTCTATTGGCAAAAGAAGCTTTCAGTACATCTGCAATTCTCCGCTGTATATCAAACCCTGAGTGCGCATAAAGTCCACTATTTCCAGCCATAGCAAGTGCCGCCGCAGAAAAGTTTGCGGTAGCACGTTCTGCTGGTGGCTGCTCAACTTGCTGCTTGACAGCGTTCTTTGGAGGCCTGCCCCTTCGACGCTGTGGTTTTGGTTCCGGTTCTGGTAATGGTTCTGGTTCTGGTTCACTGGCATCACTATCTTGCCGAAGATTCTCAAAGTCCTTCTTAGCAACCTCTTGAATAGATCGTGCCTATAATGCATCACATGTGGATGTTACATTTGCACTGCATCTCATGGGTTTACAGAAAAAAATtcatcataaaattaatcatcaAACAAGTAGGTTCAAGGTTTAACCTGTCGATAGTATACTGTGTCTGGTGAATTGTAGGACATGGCGTTCGAGGTTATCAGAAACACATCGTCCTGTAAATAGGAAATCTATGTCATTTTGGATGAGCTTAGTAGAATACAAATAATATTCTCAGCTTAGTTAACCATTGATTATAAATTAAGTATTAGCACACCCAGGATTCAACAGCGAGTCAAAGTTCTACTTGTTCTTGGCGTGTGACTTGCATGACCAAGGCCATGGTTTAAAAGAAAGTATGTCATAAAACAAGGTAAAGGAAATGATGTTAGTGGTCTGAGGTAAGACTAAATCGAATGTTCAGTGAAAATGCAGATATGTGATGCTGGTTACAGGCTTATAGCATACATAGATCCAATATTTTTCAAGTGATTAGAGAGGTGGTAGCAGACAAGTAATTACATCAAGTAGAAATGGTGGCACAGAGAGCATAACAGACCAGCTCTAGAAGTAAAAATGATCATTCTCATACATAACAAACAACTGATAACTTCAATCAAAAGTCCAACACACCTTGTTGCTGAGTACTGCTACAACAAACTTCATAACAGGTCACAGGTACAAGCATTCCATTTTTTAAGTACTTGTTATTTATCTTATTCTACTTGTTTGACCTTAAGTAACATAAGCAGTGCATGTACAAGATTTTTATATATGCAGTAGAAAATGGAACTGCGTAGTGAACATTGCACAAGCATCCACGCACTAGTGTTTTTTttttctaaacaaagcgtcatttCATCTTGACTCGAATGAATGA
Protein-coding sequences here:
- the LOC125510345 gene encoding bromodomain-containing protein DDB_G0270170-like, whose amino-acid sequence is MGKQQPPPRPAAMSAPPPARRKRKKKGRPSLLDLQKRSLRLQKLQEAPPPPPPPPPPQQRRPSTRRNPAPEDDSGDDDPRREKKLRLVVGLHDGSAKGEKRRTATDGREEPSDSGPTTPLPDKKLLVFILDRLQKKDTYGVFSEPVDDEELPDYRDIVKHPMDFSTVRKKLDKGAYANLEQFEDDVFLITSNAMSYNSPDTVYYRQARSIQEVAKKDFENLRQDSDASEPEPEPLPEPEPKPQRRRGRPPKNAVKQQVEQPPAERATANFSAAALAMAGNSGLYAHSGFDIQRRIADVLKASFANRSNEHNWSSERKLESIEDYSGSGSKWSGKMGKKPLLVEESRRTTYYQNQPSSSMYELPVATSYNGTRKVLVPIGAQLPQAYSRSLARFAAQLGPVAWEVASKRIEQVIPPGITFGRGWVGDGESPNSFQPPVPTSSPIPTPPPSSTAASSEQKTVDDPASAGHSTGPHADAVSHAFANNAQRIDSQAVPNPQCGSLPQVLVDRGEHSVELKSSHNVEERPTMHQTVNGFNAVPGSIMLAPTAQLVANRMQTHMAD